Genomic DNA from Xyrauchen texanus isolate HMW12.3.18 chromosome 28, RBS_HiC_50CHRs, whole genome shotgun sequence:
TTGTATTGCTGTTATACATTGTCGTTTATCACACAGAGTAATATTgctatataatattaattatggTTTACGACTTGACGTTGGGCTGTTGTGAGCCAATGTTGATatcttggctcatgaatattaattaaaacatgctAATGTCCCTAGGAAATCCTCCAATGGCGACGGTTGGCTCTGGAATATGAACAGATCAGTGCTGACGTTCAGGGACAAGCCTTCTCCGTAGTAGGATCGGTAAATTCGCCACCGGTTTATCAGAGAAAACGCCTTTGTGGAGACAAGAGCGACTTGTGCTGAATTCGGATCTCATCTATAACAGTCCGATGTTTATAACGCTTCGAGCTGATGTTAATAATCACAGTGCAGGAGCAGGTGATGTGTCTGTTAACATCACAGGTCTGAGATCAGCTGTCTGTGGTATCATCACTCATGCATGTCTCTCAATGTGGAAATGTTTCTCAAGCAGCAACACAAATATGGTCAATTGAAGTGAGAGTTTTAAAGCAGggcctttttttcttcttcttcataaatttcagggtttttttgttttaaaatataatttttcttttttacaattaattactTCAAATTTCcacttgccaaaaaaaaaaaaaaaaaaaaaaaaatggctttatatttttgttatcttTTCCATTTTTGCTGTTTCAAAAATCATTTTgtgctttataatttttttactgttttgttttttggcaattataAGGACAACACAATAAGATATGACTCTCTGGAACAACATTATTGTGAAAAGCGCAGTACAAATATATTGAACTAAATACTGTTTAATTAATCTGAAAGCCATTAAATAGTTTATTCAGCAAAAAGTGTTATTTGTGAGAACTTACCTCATATAGTGTGGCAACTTACCCCGCTATATTAGCAATAAATGCTGGAATATTCAATAGtttatttattgtataaaaaaaataaggttTGTGCATATGCAGAATATTGATTTTAAccaatttaaccctttaagctctgaaggtgtttttttttttttgatttcctgtttcagtggcatacccaaaattaaagaatTATaactggataaaaaaaataaaataaattaaaaaaaaagtgtttggtatcattgcaaaaaaaacttttcaatattttgaatgatatatatataaatattatgatacattctgagactctccaCCTAATAAACAGCAGAAATAtaattatatccatccatccatccatccatccatcgtcaaccgcttatcctgtgtacagggtcgcggggggctggagcctatcccagctaacattgggcgaaaggcaggggacaccctggacaggtcgccagtatataattatatatatatatttttttaaattaagccaaaaagtttatttttttctgatttttctCATTTGTCATTAAATATCTCTGAGTGTAAATAATGCgactctgaaaaactgcttttgtttgttctcaatcatgtcgactgtatctgagaaagaTTTTGAGTCGATGCGAaaaagcgatcaaaagttccaacattacaaatataatgtatcatagtgtccaaaaacatctccaaacaaataaaagataataattgtacataagaactaattacacatgcaaacacaacaatgactaaaggtttgcatagcatgcacacatgattttagtcatgagatttcacagaatgagtttcattctgtgacatttgagtcatcattgagtctgtgtcgtgtatttggcgccatctcctggtggtcatatgtaacattgtgcttcatgtggattatctaatgatctatacatctgattatcttgtgtgtggactccattgaaagataatcactgacTCTGTGATATTTTATGCCGcatgctctgtcattataaagatctcattattttacatcacaagctatgatgatgtcatcttactATAAGTTACCAAAAGGTTTGACAAtttctcttttttaaatgttaatatagtgtttggtgcatgaaatacatatgataaaaaatgtatttgtactgcgatacatttcaatccatatttatagagcaagaagaggaagttgtcatggtgaaactctcaaacatttggtccTCTGATAAAACCCCAAGATTTACCCAATATATAAAAACTTGAATTGATGGTTTTTATTTGAGCTCATTTATTGCTCTTGTGATGAGGAAACGCTCGTAGTCAAGTGACTCTGTGTTCTGGCCGGTTCTGCTCTTCACCTGCAGgaaaactgtgatgtcatcatgaggaGGATCTGCAACACTTCGACTCCACAGCGGTTCAGAGACGCCGAGCAGATCTCGAACACGAGCTGAGATGACCTGAGAACACATTCATACAGAGTTCTTCATGTATTACACAACACATGTATCTAGATTATATCTGTGCTGTGGTGTAATGATTAAAAACCACACATGATTGCTTTAGCTTTCATGTTTGTTTTACCTTCATATGTTGGAAGTCGGTGATTCCTAACCGTGGCAAGTAAAAGCAGTTCACATAAATGAGTTTTCTGCCCGTGATAAAATTCTCTGAGAAACACGCCTGAGGGAGAAATGCACTGTAACTCCATGAGGTCATACATGTAATTAATCCTGAACTAATATATGCTTTCAGCTACATGCATTCCCACTGCAATGAACATTTCATTTCCaggaatatatacacacacacctaccaAGAAAACTGTATTGCTTtagaaaataaagacattttgttGGACCAttaatgtttttgtattgtgacattgCAACgcaaaaaaatctataaataaataaatatatatatatgtgtgtgtgtttacccgGGTGAAGCGCAATGTTCCTCTAGTGCATGTTAActaccacacacaaaaaaattataataattttcacTCGTccctctttaaaaaataataataaaataaaagtacaaatgtgttccagtgagacacttccaatggaagtcaatgggggcaatttttggaggtttaaaggcatacatgtgaagtttataatttaataaaagcacttgcattaattcttctgtcaaatcttgtgtattatttgagctgtaaagttctttaaatcataattttagggTTTAGAGTTGACATGCACatcgtcatcatggcaacaaagtagtaTATTGTctctctatcttcacacagatgtggttattaagtgatttaatgacagtaaaatcatgttcacacacatattgtttatgtcttgtgtctatacttgtgaaacagtattttaatgtttacagattaaaccccattgacttgcattggaagtgtctcactggaacacacatttaaagaaaaggagggacgagtttaaataaatttatgtggtaatcaagtTTATGCctcaaatactgtcaattgagaacttgtattgaacccagaatattcctttaactaaaaaatttaactgtatttatttttactgtgatggtgaaaaattactattacatttataagaatcttgtgagaattttgggAGAatgtgcttaaagggacagttcacccaaaaatgtaaattcagtcattgtttactcacccccgtgttgttgttgttgtaaccctacatgactttctttcttgttctgaacacaaagggggaAATTGTggataaatgttgtgctcagtgatgtcacaatggcagtttatggtgaccacctcttcaagcttcaaaagaacacaaaagtatcattcagacatctaattaattattcatgagactcaatCATTATGGaagcatacgataagatttgatgagaaactgaaatctgatgtgttatttagtgtaaatgttactgaccgttgatctcctgtgtgtgtccatgataggacacgagagcaacagttcacgcagaccCCTCACAACatgggggcgttcaagagaaaacatgttttgtttatctaaaaacaggtcctccacaatTCCACAACAcatctgcacacaaaacagagaacagaacttactaaacatgtctgaagtgtttgtagttgaagaattgatgcatttctatgcccagccttctGAAATCAATCAGAAACATAGaagaggctacaggcagccacagtcctaacctgacggcaaacgACATGCAATAtaaggtatattttctatggtaatccctccctgcatgtgctattagacctctgcaaattatccagaatgcagcagcacgtctggtctttaatgaacataagagagcacatgttacacccctcCGTGTCTCTCTCccctggctgccggttgatgcacatattacatttacatttacatgtatgcatttggcagacgcttttatccaaagtgacttacagtgcccttattacagggacaatccccggaacaacctggagttaagtgtcttactcaaggacacaatggtggtgactgtggggatcaaaccagcatccttctgattaccagattacccgttatgtgcttagaccactacaccaccaccactccacatattaAATTCATGGCCCTGATGCTGcacacagaacagtcactggatctactccagcatacctaaaataatttatgcagaactaaactcccgccagaagcctgcggtcggctaatgaACGTCACCTTGTCgtgccaacacaaagaggcaccaaaacactttcctgaactttcagtttcatcttcccaactccatccgtgaagccgACTCACTCTCTGTCATCAAAAATCACTTAAAACACAACTTTACCATGAGCCcttaaaaattcacaaaaattcacaaaaaacaaaattgttgCTGCACTGACagatctgttttgaatactattctgatgctagtgaaaattCGTAATATGACACGTTTCAACACTGTCTCTTTGAGATGATTTGCATATTATGTATTCATcttttgtaagtcgttttggataaaagtgtctgccaaatgaataaatgtaaatgtagagtttttgtcctaaccagccatgacAAGTGACAGTACGTTCTATCACtgccactgtgaactggcaccggtccaaaaacgttccaaaaataaggctgggcatagaaatgcatcaattctttgactATAAACTcctcagacatgtttagtaagttctgttctctgttttgtgtgcatatgtgttctgttgtcactatcactgtggtggtaaacaatgactgattttttgtatttttgggtgtagtatccctttaactgtcacaatgaaaataattaatcggGTCCTAAATATAGTCTTGATTCTCTTCATGTgaaatattatttcttatttatttcttaGATTTGTGGTATGAAATATATTCTTGATAACTTCTGTGTAATTCACCTTTTATTTCAGCTGATTgcacatatagacagacagacaggcagacagacaggcagatgatagacagacagacaggcagatgatagatagacagacagacagacagacaggcagatgatagacagacagatgatagatagacagacagagagatgatagatagacagacagacagacaggcagatgatagacagacagacagacaggtagatgatagatagacagacagatgacagacaggcagatgatagatagacagacagatgatagaaagacatacagacagacaagcagatgactgacagacagatgatagatagatagacagatgatagacagacagacagacagatagacagacagatgatagacagacagacaggcagatgatagatagacagacagatgatagatagacagacagatgatagacagacagatagacagacagacagatagatagacaggcagatgatagatagacagacagatgatagacagacaggcagacaggtagatgatagatagacagacagatgacagacaggcagatgatagacagacagacaggcagatgatagatagacagacagatgatagatagacatacagacagacaggcagatgattgatagacagatgatagacagacaaacagacagacagatagacagacagacagatagacagacagacagatgatagacagacagacagatgatagatagacagacagatgacagacagacagacagatagatagattgatagatagacagacagacagatagatagatagacaggcagatgatagatagacaggcagatgatagatagacaggcagatgatagatagacagacagatgatagacagacagacagacagacaggcagatgatagatagacagacagatgatagatagacagacagatgatagacagacagatagacagacagacagatagatagacaggcagatgatagatagacagacagatgatatacAGACAGATGACAGTGTTTTTCTTAATGGTGTATCTGGTCTGAAGGAAACAGATATTGCTGATGTTGAAGTACAGCAGGGCTTTCTCCTCACGTGATGCTCACAAAGCACAAACTGCACTATGATGATTCAGCATTATGTTAAATTGATGCTGtataacagtggttctcaaccggagGGTCGTGACCCCAGTTACAGACAGCAGGAAAAAGCAAAGATGAAtgcatataataaaatgcaactaatcatGTAATCATGCACAGTTAGGAGAGCAAAATAAATACAGTTATTGAGCTTTGAAAGGAATGAGCAAACACTTCCTGTACTCCAGCTAATCTGCCCCACCGCCATCATGTACTAAATATATTGAAATCTAATAATGGCATGATCGTTTTATCTTACCTTATACTGCGGGAATCCGATAGTCTCGATCCAGTGTGCAACATCCTGACAACTCCAGAGCAGGAACTCCATGTTTGTGTTGCTATGGAAACTACACTAGTCAACAACCTTCTTATTGAACAGGTTCAAttcacaacagaataaacatgaaataacatAAATGTGTTTATCACCCTCTTAAAATATCACAGTTAACCCGTTCTTGCCTCCAGTGTGGGCAATAACATGACAAACAATtatatatgaaaatgaaatatattaaaGTTTGCTAAGATACACATGATGCtggtttaagaaaatatttgcctggacatttaaaataatattaatatttgtttattaataatgttaaacatAATGTTGATTCATTTCGACTCGTCGCTCATATTCATtaaatgtgttccagtgagacacttccaatggaagtcaatgggggacatttttggaggtttaaagacagaaatgtgaagtttataatttaattaaagcacttacatgaattcctctgttaaaacttgagaattatttgagctgaaaagttgtttatggtagttttaggatttgttgacattatatcgtcatggtaacaaagttgtaaaattgtctatatatTTCCACAGATGCGGTTAGTGATTAAATTGACAGTAAAATGtccagaatttgtatttattaatatcaTCCTTTACCGGTGTTACATGCAGCAACTTACGTTATGCACTCATAGCTAAATCTGTGAGCGCGGTAAAGTTTGATGTTCGACATCCGGTTtggcagatgtaagggaccgtctgaaaactccccTCACAACGGTAAAACACAGGAGATGTTCACACATTCATTCAATACACGTACGAGTTATACATGAAATAaacctgtaaaatacattttcacattcagaatattcttataacttcccagaggacagacagacacacttcaggtgatattattacagtattatcaatatattagtACAGTAATCATTTTGAGAGGATAGAAGGACTTACTGGCGTTTGGAAGAAGACAAAACCTGCTGACTATATCGCAATATTCGACATGTTTAACTCAACTTATGAACTCTATACACAcagttaaatataataaatgtagtGTAGATCccagtaaataatataattagtaTAGAAGTATTTCGTTTTACAAATATGACTTATTCTCGACAGTTACCTTGGAAAGGGAATCAAAGCTGCTCGACTGTCAGCGCTCGCAGCGTCGGGATCAGATGGTCAAATATACGCATGTACACAGATATTATGTTTAATAATACAGAATGTTTGTTCACACATAATAGCAGGTATGTGTTGGTTTATTCAGTGTTCATGATTACATTGACATCAGTGCATTTATAATTGTGTTGTAGGTCTGGAGAGGACAGGGGAGTTCACGTCAGTGGCATCACACAAGGTACAATAAACTTTAACACAGTTTGTTTAATTATTAAACTCTTAATgaatgaatctcatgaaacctgtcaagaacatgtctcacccacaaatatatatatatatatctctacagttgaagtcattaaaactcattttttagccactccacagatttaatatgagcaaactatagttttggcgagtcgtttagaacatctactttgaGTAGGACATGAGTAATttatccaacaattgtttacagaccgattgtgtcacttttaattgactataatcataATTCTCGTTAACTGTcaagttaattgtgcctttaagcagcttggaaaattccagaaaattagccaattagctaaTTGGAGGattacatgtggatgtattttaaggtctctttgcttgacatcatgggaaaatcaaaagaaatcagacctCAGAAaactattgtggacctccacaagtctggatcatccttgggagcaattcccAAACCCCTGAaggcaccacgttcatctgtacaaacaatagtgcacaagtataaacaccatgtgaccacacagtcatcacaccgctcaggaaggagacgcattctgtctcctagagatgaacgtagtttgtgtgaaaagtgcaaatcaatcccagaacaacagcaaaggaccttgtgaagatgctggaggaaacaggtggacgagtatctagatccacagcaaaaccagtcctatatggacatcacctgaaaggctcagcaaggaagaagccactgctccaaaactaccaTAATAAAGCCGGACTACAGTTtataagtgcacatggggacaaagatctgactttaggggaaatgtcctctggtctgatgaaacacatattgaactgtttggccataatgagcatcgttatgtttggaggataaaaggatgaagaacagcatcctaaccgtgaagcatgggggtgcagtatcatgttgtgggggtgctgcaggagggactggtgcacttcactaaatagatgatgacatcatgatgaaggaacattatgtggatatattgaagcaacatctcaagacatcagacaggaagttaaagctcgtcacaaATGTGTCTTCCCAAAACATTCTACTTGCGTACGTTTTTATACATTATGGTAGAATTTGTTGAACTGCCTTTAAAAATTGCTGTAATCTTTTTTTCATGATTTAATGAATAATAAATTAGAGCTCATTAGTAAATTTAGAGTAAATGTAGTAATTTTACAGTAACAATCACTGCATTAAAGTAATACAAATCTAATAATAGTAAACAAACTCAAGAATAAAATGTCCAGacacattatgtaaaaaaataaattttgtggtaaAGTATCTCTTATAATAGTGCCTAACAGTCACAACAAATCCTAATAGTTTGTTATGTGTAAAGAGAGCATCTGTTAAGAACATGTACCTGTTGAATATTGTTTTCAGGTGAGACAGGATATAAGACGAGCTATCAGGAAATCATGAAGTTCGTGAGGGGCATCATAAAACAGCCGTATGAACTTAAAGCACGACCTTCTacaaattctcttattatttcgaTCTCGCTGTGGAGCCCGGCCTCATCGGTGAgaaataaaaatgcacaaaatgtaaaaaaatgatgagaaatattttttttttcctgtacgTCATATACAATCATCTTTGGCTGAATTGACACCAATGAATTAATTATTTAGAGTCATTAATTCTGATGATAATGTCTCGTATGATGTCACAGACGCACCCCGAGGAGGAGCAGTGAAGATCTGAGACTTTAAGAAAAGAGCCAAAGAGGGTGAGAGTTTACAATTCATCTTGCCTACATTTACATTCCAGATTTGTAATCATAGGATCACGTGACAACTGTAGGTTATATAGACACATTAAGACAGCAAAAGCACTTTCATATGTTTTGTAGTGTGCAACAAACCGTCTGAACACAATCCAGTCAACCACTTCCTGTGTATGGATCTCACATACATCATCCGTCTGCTCAAAGATGGGTTTGGGTTTAAAGAAAGCACCGCTCtttttttgttccctcgcaatagttttgcgttccctctcaatagttttgcgttccctctcaataagtttagcgttccctcccaatagtttagcgttccctcccaatagtttagcgttccctcccaatagttttgcgttccctcccaatagtttagcgttccctctcaatagttttgcgttccctcccaatagttttgcgttccctctctaGTTTTGCGTCCCCTCccagtagttttgcgttccctcccaatagtttagcgtttcctcccaatagtttagcgttccctcccaatagtttagcgtttcctcccaatagtttagcgtttcctcccaatagtttagcgtttcctcccaatagttttgcgttccctcccaatagtttagcGTTTCCTCCCAATAGTatagcgttccctcccaatagtttagcgttccctctcaatagtttagcgttccctcccaatagtttagcgttccctcccaatagttttgctttccctcacaatagtttagcgttccctcacaatagttttgcgttccctcccaatagtttagcgttccctctcaatagtttagcgttccctctcaatagttttgcgttccctctcaatagttttgcgttccctctcaatagttttgcgttccctcccaatagtttagcgttccctcccaatagttttgctttccctcacaatagtttagcgttccctcacaatagttttgcgttccctcccaatagttttgcgttccctcccaatagtttagcgttccctcccaatagttttgcgttccctcccaatagtttagcgttccctcacaatagttttgcattccctcccaatagtttagcgttccctctcaatagttttgcgttccctcccaatagttttgcgttccctctctaGTTTTGCGTCCCCTctcagtagttttgcgttccctcccaatagtttagcgtttcctcccaatagtttagcgttccctcccaatagtttagcgttccctcccaatagtttagcgttccctctcaatagttttgcgttccctctcaatagttttgcgttccctcccaatagtttagcgttccctcccaatagttttgctttccctcacaatagtttagcgttccctcacaatagttttgcgttccctcccaatagtttagcgttccctcccaatagttttgcgttccctcccaatagttttgcgttccctcccaatagtttagcgttccctcacaatagttttgcattccctcccaatagtttagcgttccctctcaatagttttgcgttccctcccaatagttttgcgttccctctctagttttgcgttccctctcaatagttttgcgtcccctctcagtagttttgcgttccctcccaatagtttagcgtttcctcccaatagtttagcgttccctcccaatagtttagcgttccctcccaatagtttagcgttccctctcaatagttttgcgttccctctcaatagtttagcgttccctcccaatagtttagcgttccctcccaatagttttgcgttccctcccaatagttttgctttccctcacaatagtttagcgttccctcacaatagttttgcgttccctcccaatagttttgctttccctcacaatagtttagcgttccctcccaatagtttagcgttccctcccaatagtttagcgttccctcccaatagttttacgttccctcacaatagttttgcgttccctcccaatagttttgcgttccctcccaatagttttgctttccctcacaatagtttagcgttccctcccaatagtttagcgttccctcccaatagttttgcgttccctcccaatagttttgctttccctcacaatagtttagcgttccctcccaatagtttagcgttccctcccaatagttttgcgttccctcacaatagttttgctttccctcacaatagttttacgttccgtTGTAATAGTTTAACTTTTTACTataataaccatattttaaccttgatattcaaaGCATTACCATACTAGgcaaacaaaaaatttaataatttaattttgtggttattttgattaataccttattgcgagggaacgcaaactgttGCAGCCAAACTATTGTAACCATgattaatctatagtaaaactatggttcagtaataataataataaaaaaaattcataaaaaactTACTTTTCATAGCTACtacaatgttactatagtaaaatcatggtttccgtcaaaaaactaaataacaaaataataaaaaaataaaaaaacgatttGCCTAAAACAATCATGGTTAGTACAATATGACTATAGAAAAAACATGATTTCCACAATATTGGTAGCATTttatttagggatgcaccgaaatgaaaattctgggccgaaaccgaaaatccaggatgcacttggccgaaaaccgaaatttttacctatttaaaaaaaaaaaaaaaatgttgtgtataatcgtattaattttatactttcattaatttcatgaatttaaataatctgaattgaaaaactacaaaccaataaaataaatcacacttttattgaaagtaacacaccaaaattggacaaaaaatatattaaaactatattaaatattttacagattttattaacaattatccaaataatgtaaagttttagaaaactattatatgcaaaacaacagtcaagaaatgaacttaactaacatctttcaaaaagtttaaatatgcaacagtaattttaattaaaacaacaggcagaacacagaatggcagagggcctctattccactgatctataactataatatataattatatatatatatatagatcagtgctctattctgtttatgtaaccgtatgtacactttaagtgaacattattgtgca
This window encodes:
- the LOC127621897 gene encoding sterile alpha motif domain-containing protein 15-like, whose translation is MEFLLWSCQDVAHWIETIGFPQYKACFSENFITGRKLIYVNCFYLPRLGITDFQHMKVISARVRDLLGVSEPLWSRSVADPPHDDITVFLQVKSRTGQNTESLDYERFLITRAINELK